A single Venturia canescens isolate UGA chromosome 1, ASM1945775v1, whole genome shotgun sequence DNA region contains:
- the ChT gene encoding high-affinity choline transporter 1, whose product MINIAGFVSIVLFYILILGVGIWAARKKEAGNDSEEEVMLAGRSIGLFVGIFTMTATWVGGGYINGTAEAVYTKGLVWCQAPFGYALSLVFGGIFFANKMRQQGYITMLDPLQDAFGERMGGLLFLPALCGEVFWAAGILAALGATIAVIIDMEQSTSVILSACIAVFYTLFGGLYSVAYTDVIQLFCIFIGLWMCIPFAWMNEHVEPLSSMNVDWIGVIQPSEYWSYLDYGLLLIFGGIPWQVYFQRVLSSKTAGRAQLLSYVAAAGCILMAIPPVMIGAIAKATPWNETDYRGPWPLTEAENSMILPMVLQYLTPAFVSFFGLGAVSAAVMSSADSSILSASSMFARNVYKLIFRQRASEMEIIWVMRVGIGVVGILSTVMALTIPSIYGLWSMCSDLVYVILFPQLLMVVHFKEYCNTYGSLAAYVIASLVRIAGGEPIMGLPALIRYPGYDEATGQQMFPFRTMAMLISLITLIGVSYGTQVAFLTGRLAPGYDVFRCVVNIPEDVERVGPDPAEGEQMAVLAAGAGRLYGSKDEAYGRVNEALEPDYDMEPENSGPVARHDSIIGGGGGGVGHPGPYGPNVPRQPQSSTAF is encoded by the exons ATGATCAATATCGCCGGCTTCGTGTCGATCGTATTATTCTACATTCTAATCCTTGGAGTCGGAATATGGGCGGCCAGGAAGAAGGAAGCCGGCAACGACTCCGAGGAGGAGGTGATGCTTGCCGGTCGTTCGATCGGCTTGTTCGTCGGCATCTTTACGATGACGGCAACGTGGGTAGGCGGAGGTTACATTAACGGAACCGCCGAGGCTGTTTACACCAAGGGGCTTGTCTGGTGCCAAGCACCCTTCGGCTATGCCCTCAGCCTCGTTTTTG GTGGTATATTTTTCGCCAACAAGATGCGACAGCAGGGGTACATTACGATGCTCGATCCGCTCCAGGACGCTTTTGGGGAACGTATGGGTGGTCTCCTGTTTTTACCAGCCCTGTGCGGCGAAGTCTTTTGGGCAGCTGGAATTCTCGCTGCCCTTGGGGCCACCATAGCTGTCATTATTGACATGGAACAAAGCACGTCCGTCATATTGAGTGCTTGTATCGCTGTGTTCTACACGCTGTTCGGTGGACTGTACTCGGTCGCTTACACAGACGTTATTCAACTTTTCTGCATCTTCATCGGTCTG tggaTGTGTATTCCGTTCGCGTGGATGAATGAACACGTCGAGCCACTAAGTTCGAtgaacgtcgattggatcggggTGATACAGCCCAGCGAGTACTGGTCGTACTTGGACTACGGTTTATTGCTGATATTCGGTGGCATACCTTGGCAGGTATACTTCCAGCGCGTTCTTTCGTCGAAAACAGCAGGAAGGGCTCAATTACTTAGCTACGTCGCTGCCGCTGGTTGTATCTTGATGGCCATACCACCGGTCATGATTGGGGCGATTGCTAAAGCCACGC CCTGGAACGAGACGGACTACAGGGGACCTTGGCCGCTGACGGAGGCAGAAAACTCGATGATTTTGCCGATGGTGTTGCAGTATCTGACGCCAGCGTTCGTATCGTTCTTCGGTCTTGGCGCGGTCTCAGCCGCTGTCATGTCATCAGCCGACAGCAGTATCCTGTCGGCGAGTTCGATGTTCGCGAGAAACGTCTACAAGCTCATCTTCCGACAGAGA GCATCCGAGATGGAGATCATTTGGGTGATGCGAGTGGGCATCGGTGTCGTTGGTATACTGAGCACCGTCATGGCACTTACGATACCATCGATCTACGGTCTCTGGTCCATGTGCTCGGATCTCGTCTACGTCATACTATTCCCCCAACTGTTGATGGTCGTCCATTTCAAGGAGTACTGCAACACTTATGGTAGCCTCGCGGCGTACGTAATAGCTTCTCTCGTGAGAATCGCCGGTGGCGAGCCAATAATGGGCTTACCAGCTCTCATACGTTATCCGGGCTACGACGAAGCCACGGGACAGCAAATGTTTCCGTTTCGTACAATGGCCATGCTGATATCCCTGATAACTCTCATCGGAGTGTCTTACGGTACACAAGTTGCATTCCTAACGGGTAGATTGGCGCCCGGTTACGACGTGTTTCGTTGCGTAGTCAACATTCCCGAAGACGTCGAGAGGGTCGGACCCGACCCTGCGGAGGGTGAACAAATGGCAGTCCTTGCCGCCGGGGCCGGAAGACTCTACGGCAGCAAGGACGAAGCTTACGGACGAGTGAATGAAGCACTCGAGCCGGACTATGACATGGAGCCGGAGAACAGCGGTCCTGTCGCTCGTCACGACAGTATCATCGGCGGTGGTGGAGGCGGAGTCGGACATCCGGGACCTTACGGCCCCAACGTTCCACGACAGCCCCAATCCAGCACCGCGTTTTAA